The DNA segment TTAATGTATAAAAGGAgagactgttttttttttttacagaattatTTAAGTatctaacttttaataaataacaagtttcacaaaaatatcttttatttattttatgcgtAAAATTAGAGATAAAAGTCACTactgaaaaaagaaattgagcAAGCATCAActcaatactttatttttttatttattttcctctattaatattttttaagttttctatttcttttaaattgagAAAGGCCAGACTCTTAAACAAATATAGTTTTTCGAGAGACTAGCCATTGATATCCGATTCAATGATACCCTGATATCACCTTACGGGTTACTTTATTATGCTTCTCGTAActacaatatatttttcaaaatattttttaaagtatagagattataaaaataaattttgtctataaaacattttgaaacacaCAATTATGAATTGAACTCTTTTGTTTTTAGGAGAATTATGAATGGAACTCTTATTAACATACtatatttcttttcctttttcaactttcttttattttattgttttaactttttttaattaggaaataTCTAGAATTTCTATTGAATCAACTCATTTTGTGATAAATTTCCGGTTACAACTTTATTCTAAGACGAAGATTGAACTTCAATCCTTAATTGGGGATCAAAGTATAAAATCAGTCGTGTCAATAATTTTTGTGTGCTTTTAGCTTTAATACAAGTGTATTCAATTCCCTATTTGaatagtacattttttttttttgggtagtaTCTTATTCATTTTAAAGCATGGCTTCTTAATTATTGACGTGGTTTCTCACTTAGTGCCCTTTCACAACTCACAAAATGACCTCTCGGTTTCGCCTTACATGCTTATATTTTGATATGTTCCTAGCTTCCTTTTCTGCGCGCATGTaagaaaaatcttatttttattttttgtttcaattaaatttgatatttttaaagtttaattcatttattttcatataagtaTTCTCCTtcaaaattaaagtaattatgttcaaaatattttcttcatagaaattcaattttgtttaGCTATGTTGTGGGAAATTAGCTCCTACTAGATCCAACCTTAACTAATAAAGTGAGACTTAAAGTAAATATtgtgaaattttgttttatactttaaataagatttatatgttaggtatttttttaaaatatatgatttttttgttttaaaaaactaataacaaataattttttgttggttgataaagcttaatttttttaaattttttttataacctaaatattttctataagtttttttttttaactcaaagctttttttttttgcctcaaTATGAAGTATCATCTCTTCCTCTTAAATTTTTACCTAGTAAAATAACTAAaggaaaaagtttattttaaccttttcttttcattaacaTAATATTGAACTTTATGgctataagttttaattttataaaaataaataattatattttcaatacatatataaattcaaatacTAGTTTTGTGAAAAGCGTAAATCTATTGAATggtaaaatgtaatttattaaactttaaattttttggaaTAATTCACTCTATATACTTCATTACCACTATAgtctttttcttattattagttACTATATATTTTAGCATCtgataaatatctttaaatataaattattagtttaaaCTGATCgtgcatataaaaaaatttgttaaaaaattaaaatttattttaataatctctatgtttaataaaatttagttttataacTTTTAGCTATCAATATAAATAATGTAAGTAACTTTTAGCTATTATTGTCTTCTGattgaattatttataaaattaatgaatagaTGGTTGTTGGAAGTCAATGGTCGGAATTGTGTAATTTCTTCGACGTATGTTTTGGGCATAATTGACAAGTGGCAACCTAATAAACGAGCCAAGTCTTCTATGGTTTAAACGTATTATATTAGATTTTCTAATCTCAGTCAAAACGACTTGGTCAGATTGGTGTGTTTCAGAATGGGGACAAGAGCAATATATcccttttgatttattttgaaaatttctcCTCCATTACTCTCTCTGTCCCCATTCATTACTCATACCCCCACTCTTGCCCCTCCCTTTTCCTTTCTGATTGTGACTTCCACTGTTTTCATTTTAGGAGGAAATGAAAAGGAAGGCCCACCCTATCtgacaaaaataattagatttttttttatatctcttaaatattaaattttgtgaataagaaaaaaaacctataagagactaattagattttttttcataaaaattaatcaattaacaagtgacaacaaaatcaaagaaaataaatgtttacaATTTGTATCATGACTTAAACACTATGGTAACATCAAAGTTCTACAAGACACTTTATTTGCAAGGGTCTCAGCTGCCCAAACAGATGGTGTTTCTGAGACCTCAAGAGCTAGCCACTGGCTAGTACACACAAACATTATCTTATCCACAAGTCAAAATGTCACTACATTACATATCACACAAAGACATTACTATGAGTTATGAcactaaaaaacataaaaccaacatcaaacaaaacaataataatataataatagtgcGTAACATAACAATAGTACGCTGCATGAAGTTGAATTCCTTCTCTTAGTCTTACTCCACACAACAACGATACATGAAGTACTTCTCCATTTGGCGTCCACACTCAGCACAAACAACCTTCTGTGGTATGCCACCAGTGCTCCCGGGAAGTATCAAGCGATTGCAGTGATGCGGTGGTTTGTTTTTGTTGAGATAATCATTGATTGCATGCACCACACCGTCTTCCTCAATTCTTCCCTTCCACTTATCAAAATCCTGCAAGCATCTGAGAGCACTGTCACCCTTGGCTCTGGCCATCTCGGTGGCGCCTCTGCAGAAGATCGCCCACCCTCGGTCGCTGCCGTCAAAGCTTAGGACCGTCATGACTTCGCTCATGATCTCGTCCTTCTCCACCGTCCTCCCGTGCAGCAGCTTCGAGTACAGCATGCTCTCCAGCCTCGTCCAGAAGAACCATATCGATGTCACGTTTGGCCAGAAGTAGCTGAACTTTCTTGTGGTGAATGTCTTGATCATCTTCTGCATACGCTCCTTCGCGTTGCTCTTCCCCGCGTACGCCATCTCTAGCTCGAACTTGCCTGCTTTTGCAACGCTTATTGCAGTGGCTGTGAATTTTTCAATCCATTCCAGGTCTTCTCCTCCATACAGGCATATCAGTTTGCCTTCTGTCATCTGTACACGTACAACAACACTTTTTTGtcaatagaaaaccaaaattacaagtgagattaatttggaattaaagtGAGGGACTAATGTGTCTCTTTGATTATAATTTTAGGGACTAGAGTAGTAGGAGTTGTTTCTAATTtggatatatttcttttttatagctACTGTAATTAGAGTCTTTGTGCTTCTGGTAAGATTCGGAAGTATCTGAATATGTTTTCACTTTGTTTGAAAGCTTAGCTGCATTGAAAATTCTTGGTCACTTTCcaaagaaatattttgtttttatttggacATGTAACTACTATTTCTTACATGTTAAGAAAACAATTGATAATATCAGTTTCTAACTttgtatgataaaataattttatctgactaaaatattcttattgtTTATATACTGTATAGTTATAACTATACCTCTAGTCCTCTACTAGTgagtttattttttgataatattattggAAAAAGTAATTTCATGCTTTCTTGATATTCTTAAGTATCAATAATTTGAGATTGAGGATTATTGCAGAAGTGACAAATAAATAAGACGGACAGAGAATTTTGTTACCCATTCTAAAACTGTAGGATCAATGCCATCAACAAGCAGCTCAAGGCTCCAAATCTCTTGCTTCCACAAGGATTCTTCTTTCTCACTTGTGAAGGGGAAGGCCAAATTTCCCCAAATCCATATCATGTGCACAGCATTAGGGGAGGACAATCTGCCTTGTGGATCAAGGGCCACTAGAATAGCTTTCTTTGAGAAATTCCACACTTCTTTGATGTACTTAACTGCTGATGGTTCAATGATGAAAGGATCATAGACACTGTACCATGCCATCAATGATTGCAAATACTCAAACTTCTGTTTGCTCATGTCATTCCAGGTTGCTTTGTCCACAATTGGGATCCATACCATCTCGTATTGCGTGTCGCCCCTTGCTCGCGCATCCTTGTACAAATTGTCAAGTACCAGGATCTCTTCTTGTGAAAGATCAAGATCTGATATTAGCAGCAACACATGTTTCCTCCTTAGTACCTCGAGACTAACCTGttatatcaaaatataagtCAATGTCATGAAACTATGGTACAAATAAGGTGTATTTTCATAAGGACTACATGTTACTAAAATCAAACCCTTGATTTTGCAGTTCCATCTACAAGTGGAAGAACATCATCCTTTGCATATATCAGTGCTCTGAGAATTTTCATGTTGTCTACATGGACTGTCTCGAAAAGACGTATCAGATTATGGAAGGCCTCTATATGCCTCTTGTCATCTGCACCAGGTTAAGTATATGCAATTGTCAAATATGCTTCATTCTAGATAAAATTTTATCCTAACACTTACTAGAACTCTCAAACATCACATTAATTCAAAACCCTTTAAATTAGTCCAATATTGCTGAATATATGaagaatcttgatttcaggttacAGATTTCTATCCAAATTAATTATGttactaattataattttcagtGGCATACACACCTATATATTGGTAGCAAAGAACCAGTTGGTTCTTGAGGTGCTCATATATACTACTAACTTTGTGAGCCAGACTAGATAATTCCCATGCCTCTGTGGTTGATGAAATGGACCtgcaaaaatcaacaaaatgtgGTCACTACTATTTCAAAAAACAATTGAGTTGATGTAAGTGATGGAACTATACACTATGCTTACTCATTTCTCATGCCTATGAAACTAGAAATTTGTGAGGAACAAGCCACAATACTTCTGATGACCCAATAGGAAGCAATAGGAATGTGAGTACTTGCAACAGACATAGGAGGAGTATCCTCAGAGATGTATTCAGATGGTAGCTCCTTGAATTCAACAATGCACATGGTTACATCCATCGCCGCCTTCACGAGCCTAATGAGTGCTTCAAAATGAGGTTTCATGGACATGAAATTCTCAGCAATGTCAGGCAGTTGCTTAAGGAGGGCCACAGACTTGGCAAGCGTGTTTTCAGCACTCAACTGAGCAACAAGCCAAAACTCTCCAAAAATAACGGCAAAGGCTGCTAAGGTTAGCACAACTTTCGCATGCCATGCATAGCTAGAGATGTAATTCAGTAACACCATTGTTGAGGAATGTGCATCTCCACCTCCCGAGCACTTGCATGATAGCTGCCAATATAGTCAGGAACTGCTCTTTAATGACTTATCTAGATCCCTTCATTTTAGACTTCAGAGAAGGGAAATTTTGATTGAAATCAACAAGGAAATACTTTAACATATTCAAGAATTACTCGATGAGATAAATAGTCCAAAGAATTCCAAAAGACAACCAAAGGctttaattataaatacttGCAACTAAATGCATATGAAAGCTACCTATCTAAGTGTATTTTCTTTTAGAGTAATAATATATAGGACATTCGCATAGTATATATACCCAATtacacttgttttattttttttcttatcatatgATACCCAAATAACTCTaagagataattattttttttagaccaATAGTTAAATGAGTTCGGACTCATTGAGAGAGAATAAGAgagaattttttaataacaatattaaaaatcaaatttctgaGTACCATAGAATTTCTCATCACATCTATACTACTCCCTCTtgtatgtttttctctctttgggagTCTACAGTCACATAGGTATCCAAGAAtcattattctttcttttattaatgCATTAATTCCCATaaggttaattaattttttttttcattttgtgcacACGATATACATAAAAGAGTGATAATATATAAACACTTCtaaatatcatatatttcatatatgcatgttatttttctttatctctctCTATTCCTATCATATTATATTACCAATCAtactttcacttctttctcttttcctctTTAGGTGTTAAATAGATTTTGTTGTCTACCAAACTTTTCCCTTAAAAAATGTTCATTGCACACCTTTGATTGGaatagagaaaataaagaaagggattaaaaggaaaaatatgaaCATCCACCGATTAGAGGATGAATTTTGGcaatgaagagaagaaaaagaaaaggcaaaaagaaagaatgataatgataaatgatgtggtgaaaaaataacaaataaaaagaagaaaatgaaagagaaaaataaatatatgaatataacTATCCGagatagaaaggaaaaatatcaACCGTCTACCTCATTTTCTTGGTAGGAAGAAAGataggaaggaaaaagaaaaaatagagataGAAAGTGATAAATATGATAAGCAATCTGATtggaaataagaagaaaataatgtaaaaatgaaataaaaaagtaagtatatatttatataatccatataataaataataaatgtgatacgataaaaatgtaagaaaaagagataaaaagatGACTCGATGATGTAAAAATGAGGTGTAAACTAATAAGTTTGATATATTAATTCAATGTCATAAGAATCAAGAAAGTATATTCTATGCAGAATTAAAATAAGGAAAGGAATCGCTCTTTTCAACCGCGCCAGATTTAGTATAATAGGAAATAAGGAAATACATTTTATCCTTGATAACAGTAAAAACCActaacttttataaaagttgAGATTTTCATATGAAAACAACCTCGCACGAAATTTTGTTTATGATATAAGCCAGCGAGTCAAGCATGTCAAATTCAGCCAGAGCAGCTGTCATCTCCAATGCATCTTGATCTCGCTTTACCTGCCAAATGGATCACATAgcataataattaatactaatacaaaaaataaataataattagtcaaatattCGGCTCATGCATGCAAAGAGTTAGAACAAGAGTACATATAAATACGAGAGTATACATCATACAACAATATGTTATTAGTTAATACTATAAATGATACTACATATATAATCATCGCTTAATTAAATTTTCCATGTCTCGAATATATAtcgttttcaaattattatttaatatttattttttaaaaaatatgttgccTCGTTATTATATTATCACCTCCAATAACATGTTAGTGAGTAGGGATGATGACGCGATACTCTGTCAGTTATATCATCAC comes from the Glycine soja cultivar W05 chromosome 6, ASM419377v2, whole genome shotgun sequence genome and includes:
- the LOC114416343 gene encoding protein SIEVE ELEMENT OCCLUSION B-like, whose translation is MSNHTRALPPAATPKMQQRKERQRFSTSDDSAMTKQVQATHAPDGREIDVKPILQIVDEILVRFIARTVEGYEVKRDQDALEMTAALAEFDMLDSLAYIINKISCELSCKCSGGGDAHSSTMVLLNYISSYAWHAKVVLTLAAFAVIFGEFWLVAQLSAENTLAKSVALLKQLPDIAENFMSMKPHFEALIRLVKAAMDVTMCIVEFKELPSEYISEDTPPMSVASTHIPIASYWVIRSIVACSSQISSFIGMRNESISSTTEAWELSSLAHKVSSIYEHLKNQLVLCYQYIDDKRHIEAFHNLIRLFETVHVDNMKILRALIYAKDDVLPLVDGTAKSRVSLEVLRRKHVLLLISDLDLSQEEILVLDNLYKDARARGDTQYEMVWIPIVDKATWNDMSKQKFEYLQSLMAWYSVYDPFIIEPSAVKYIKEVWNFSKKAILVALDPQGRLSSPNAVHMIWIWGNLAFPFTSEKEESLWKQEIWSLELLVDGIDPTVLEWMTEGKLICLYGGEDLEWIEKFTATAISVAKAGKFELEMAYAGKSNAKERMQKMIKTFTTRKFSYFWPNVTSIWFFWTRLESMLYSKLLHGRTVEKDEIMSEVMTVLSFDGSDRGWAIFCRGATEMARAKGDSALRCLQDFDKWKGRIEEDGVVHAINDYLNKNKPPHHCNRLILPGSTGGIPQKVVCAECGRQMEKYFMYRCCVE